A genome region from Labilibaculum antarcticum includes the following:
- a CDS encoding UDP-N-acetylmuramoyl-tripeptide--D-alanyl-D-alanine ligase, which yields MQLSNIYLLFKEHPIVVTDTRKIVPNSIFFALKGDNFNGNKFALAAIEKGCKYAIVDEEEYAIDDRFILVEDVLLTLQKLAREHRRHLNIPIIAITGTNGKTTTKELVHEVLKRKFRTVATIGNLNNHIGVPLTLLSMSDDTEFGIVEMGANHPEEIQQLCEIVEPNYGIITNVGKAHLEGFGSFEGVVKTKKELYDFLYRNEGKVFINADNDYLVGMLNDQETISYGNSEKAFSKAKFLQAEPYLVIEIRSSVGKLYIKTKLIGAYNFENALAAVTVGRYFKIDEIEIKQALEEYVPSNNRSQLKKTEKNVLFLDAYNANPTSMKAAIENFAGMSRKNKVIILGDMLELGSDSRKEHLDLLQLIQDRNLQNVFLVGDMFTEVNSNKQFKTFKSTSDLITELEKAELLNQYILIKGSRGIRLEQVIEKL from the coding sequence ATGCAATTGTCTAATATTTATCTTCTATTTAAGGAACATCCAATTGTGGTAACAGATACCAGGAAGATTGTTCCGAATTCAATTTTCTTTGCTTTAAAAGGGGATAATTTTAATGGGAATAAATTTGCTTTGGCCGCAATAGAAAAGGGCTGTAAGTATGCCATTGTCGATGAAGAAGAATATGCAATAGATGATCGCTTTATTTTGGTTGAGGATGTTTTGTTGACACTTCAAAAGTTAGCCCGAGAACACCGAAGACACCTAAATATTCCCATTATTGCCATTACGGGAACTAATGGGAAAACCACCACAAAAGAATTGGTTCATGAAGTTTTGAAACGGAAATTTCGAACAGTAGCTACAATTGGAAATTTAAATAATCATATTGGAGTTCCCTTAACGCTGCTTTCGATGAGCGATGATACCGAATTTGGGATTGTGGAAATGGGAGCGAATCATCCTGAAGAGATTCAGCAGTTATGCGAAATTGTTGAGCCAAATTATGGAATAATAACGAATGTTGGGAAAGCGCACTTAGAGGGGTTTGGATCTTTTGAAGGTGTTGTAAAAACAAAAAAAGAACTGTATGATTTTCTTTATCGGAACGAAGGAAAGGTATTTATAAATGCAGATAATGATTATTTGGTTGGAATGTTGAATGATCAGGAAACGATTAGCTATGGAAATTCGGAAAAAGCATTTTCTAAGGCAAAATTTCTACAGGCTGAACCATATCTGGTTATAGAAATTAGATCGTCAGTTGGGAAATTATACATTAAAACTAAGTTGATAGGTGCATATAATTTCGAAAATGCATTGGCTGCCGTCACTGTGGGAAGATATTTTAAAATTGATGAAATAGAAATAAAGCAAGCATTGGAGGAGTATGTGCCAAGCAATAACCGATCGCAATTGAAGAAAACTGAGAAAAACGTTTTGTTTTTGGATGCATATAATGCGAATCCGACCAGCATGAAGGCTGCAATTGAAAATTTTGCAGGAATGTCTCGAAAAAATAAAGTCATTATTTTGGGTGACATGTTGGAGTTGGGCTCTGATTCTCGTAAAGAACATTTGGATTTACTGCAATTGATTCAAGATCGAAATCTGCAAAATGTATTTTTGGTTGGAGATATGTTCACGGAAGTGAATTCGAACAAACAGTTTAAAACATTTAAGAGCACTTCCGACTTGATTACAGAGCTTGAGAAGGCTGAACTACTTAATCAGTATATTCTGATTAAAGGATCAAGAGGAATTCGTTTGGAACAGGTAATTGAAAAATTGTAA
- the mtaB gene encoding tRNA (N(6)-L-threonylcarbamoyladenosine(37)-C(2))-methylthiotransferase MtaB: MLQGKKVAFYTLGCKLNFSETSTIGRSFKEMGFETVKHTEKADIYVLNTCSVTDHADKKCRQAIKKAIKTNPNAFIAVIGCYAQLKPDEILGIPGVDLVLGANEKFNILKYIDHLEKKGTGELHPCEIASIKDFHFSYSMGDRTRCFLKIQDGCDYYCTYCTIPFARGNSRNMSIKETVQQAEKVAEQGAKEIILTGVNIGDFGKSTNETFLDLIKELEKVKGISRIRISSIEPNLLSNEIIEFVAQSEKFVNHFHLPLQAGSNKVLKLMKRRYDRELFAQRIEKIKTLLPDAFIGVDVIAGSRGESEQDFEDAYLFIKDLPISQLHVFPYSERQGTKALEIKEVVTIPERKRRAKILHILSDKKLNAFYQENLGKSEEVLFESYNDHGKMYGFTKNYLKVEIPYNQNLRNKLTFVNLQEVNSNGNILGAVIDKIRFKLKPILQ; encoded by the coding sequence ATGTTGCAAGGTAAAAAAGTCGCATTCTACACATTAGGATGTAAACTTAATTTTTCGGAAACATCTACAATTGGTCGTTCATTTAAAGAAATGGGCTTCGAAACGGTAAAACATACCGAGAAAGCTGATATTTATGTTCTGAATACATGTTCAGTTACGGATCATGCAGATAAAAAATGCAGACAAGCAATCAAAAAGGCCATAAAAACCAATCCAAATGCATTTATTGCTGTAATTGGATGTTACGCCCAATTAAAACCAGATGAAATTCTTGGGATTCCCGGTGTTGATCTTGTTTTAGGTGCTAATGAAAAATTCAATATCCTTAAGTACATTGATCATCTGGAGAAAAAAGGTACGGGAGAACTTCATCCCTGCGAGATTGCCTCCATAAAAGACTTCCACTTTTCTTATTCTATGGGCGATAGAACACGTTGTTTTCTTAAAATTCAAGATGGTTGCGATTATTATTGCACTTATTGCACAATTCCATTTGCTCGCGGCAACAGCCGCAACATGAGCATAAAAGAAACAGTTCAGCAAGCTGAAAAAGTGGCAGAACAAGGAGCTAAGGAAATCATCTTAACAGGAGTTAATATTGGTGATTTTGGAAAAAGCACGAACGAAACCTTTCTGGATTTAATTAAAGAACTAGAAAAGGTAAAAGGAATTAGCCGTATTCGTATTTCTTCAATCGAACCAAACCTTCTAAGCAATGAGATTATTGAATTTGTTGCTCAATCTGAAAAATTTGTAAACCATTTTCACCTTCCTCTTCAAGCAGGTTCCAACAAAGTATTGAAACTGATGAAGAGAAGATACGACAGAGAATTATTCGCTCAACGTATTGAGAAAATTAAAACCCTACTACCTGATGCCTTTATTGGCGTTGATGTAATTGCCGGAAGTCGAGGAGAAAGCGAGCAGGATTTTGAAGATGCCTACCTTTTCATCAAAGATTTACCAATTAGTCAACTTCACGTATTCCCATACTCTGAAAGACAAGGAACAAAAGCGTTGGAAATAAAAGAAGTAGTTACCATACCGGAAAGAAAAAGAAGAGCTAAAATATTGCATATCCTTTCAGATAAAAAACTGAACGCTTTTTATCAGGAAAATTTAGGCAAATCAGAAGAAGTTCTATTCGAATCGTATAATGATCATGGTAAAATGTATGGATTCACGAAAAATTACCTGAAAGTTGAAATTCCATACAATCAAAACCTTCGCAACAAGCTTACGTTTGTTAACTTGCAAGAGGTAAATTCGAATGGTAATATTTTAGGTGCTGTAATTGATAAAATCCGATTCAAACTTAAACCTATTCTGCAATAA
- a CDS encoding redox-sensing transcriptional repressor Rex — MVQSSKKIQGVPEPTIRRMPSYLAYAEGLLRKGQQFVSSTQIANYMNIDPTQVTKDLSYTAIVGKTRVGYEVKALVDVLSDFLGFTIMDNAFLVGAGSLGSALLHDSGLSHFGLNIVAAFDVNSSTIGKKINDIEVFHIDQFRDLSQEMNVIMGIITVPAENAQTVADLMVAWGIKAIWNFTPARIKVPEDIIVQNTTLYSNLAIIFNKLHSERKEAL, encoded by the coding sequence ATGGTTCAAAGTTCTAAGAAAATTCAGGGGGTTCCTGAGCCAACTATTAGGCGGATGCCGTCATACCTGGCATATGCTGAAGGCTTATTAAGAAAAGGGCAACAGTTTGTTTCATCTACTCAGATTGCAAACTACATGAATATTGACCCCACACAGGTTACAAAAGATTTATCCTATACCGCCATTGTTGGGAAAACCAGGGTGGGTTATGAAGTTAAAGCATTGGTTGATGTGTTGTCTGATTTTCTAGGATTTACCATTATGGATAATGCTTTTCTTGTTGGAGCCGGGTCTTTAGGATCTGCATTGCTGCATGATAGCGGATTATCACATTTTGGTTTAAATATTGTTGCTGCTTTTGATGTTAATTCTTCAACCATTGGTAAAAAAATTAACGACATTGAAGTATTCCACATTGATCAGTTCCGGGATTTGTCGCAAGAAATGAATGTGATAATGGGGATTATTACTGTACCTGCTGAAAATGCACAAACAGTTGCCGATTTGATGGTAGCTTGGGGAATTAAAGCAATTTGGAATTTCACTCCGGCAAGAATTAAAGTCCCTGAGGATATTATTGTTCAGAATACTACGCTTTATTCCAATCTGGCAATTATTTTTAATAAATTGCATAGTGAAAGAAAAGAAGCTCTTTAA
- a CDS encoding DNA-binding protein has product MTKTITFNELREIKDRLPEGSMQRIAKDLELEVETVRNYFGGTNFDEGQSTGMHVEQGPYGGIVELDDTTILEHAITMLENPY; this is encoded by the coding sequence ATGACTAAGACAATCACATTCAATGAGTTAAGAGAAATTAAAGATCGTTTGCCGGAAGGAAGTATGCAAAGGATTGCGAAAGATTTAGAATTAGAAGTAGAAACCGTTAGAAATTATTTTGGAGGTACCAATTTTGATGAAGGTCAAAGTACAGGAATGCATGTTGAACAAGGACCTTATGGAGGCATTGTTGAACTCGATGATACAACTATTCTAGAACATGCGATTACAATGCTGGAAAATCCTTATTAA
- a CDS encoding glycosyltransferase family 2 protein codes for MNRIGIVILNWNGKKLLEQFLPSVVAHSEREWADVIVADNASTDDSIAFLAEEYPDLQVIQLDKNYGFAEGYNRALNQLSHTYFVLLNSDVEVTQNWLDPIYHQFEKDLSIAAAQPQIKAFHNKTKFEHAGASGGFIDYLGYPFCRGRILDQIETDTSQYKSATDIFWASGASLFIRADIYKKTGGLDGDFFAHMEEIDLCWRIKNQGYRIIVEPKSTVYHVGGATLPYNSPNKLFLNFRNNLFMLHKNLPGNKFYSILLQRMILDGIAAIKFLLSGEFLNFRAVFKAHLSYYSMLPKMRQKRKHLVPLVIKKEHKEMYKSSIMFDFYLKKKKEFSDITF; via the coding sequence ATGAATAGAATTGGAATCGTAATACTAAACTGGAACGGAAAAAAATTACTAGAACAATTTCTGCCATCAGTTGTTGCTCACTCAGAGCGAGAATGGGCTGATGTTATTGTTGCAGATAATGCTTCAACTGACGATTCCATCGCATTTTTAGCAGAAGAATATCCAGATCTTCAAGTTATCCAACTGGATAAAAATTATGGATTTGCAGAGGGTTACAATAGAGCATTGAACCAACTTTCACATACTTATTTCGTTCTTTTAAATTCAGATGTTGAGGTTACCCAAAATTGGCTAGATCCCATTTACCATCAATTCGAAAAAGACCTAAGCATTGCTGCGGCTCAACCACAAATTAAAGCATTTCACAACAAAACAAAGTTTGAACATGCAGGAGCCTCTGGCGGTTTCATAGATTATTTGGGCTACCCATTTTGCAGAGGTAGAATACTAGATCAGATCGAAACAGATACAAGTCAATACAAATCAGCAACAGATATTTTTTGGGCAAGTGGCGCTTCCCTCTTTATTCGTGCTGATATTTATAAAAAAACGGGTGGATTAGACGGTGATTTTTTTGCACACATGGAAGAAATTGATTTGTGCTGGAGAATCAAAAACCAAGGTTACAGAATTATTGTAGAACCCAAATCTACAGTCTATCATGTTGGTGGAGCCACTTTACCATATAACAGTCCAAATAAATTATTTTTAAATTTCCGCAACAATCTATTCATGTTGCATAAAAATTTACCTGGCAATAAATTCTACTCTATTCTCTTACAAAGAATGATATTGGATGGCATCGCGGCAATTAAATTTCTTTTAAGTGGCGAATTTTTAAATTTTAGAGCAGTATTTAAAGCTCATCTCTCCTACTACTCCATGTTACCAAAAATGAGACAAAAACGAAAACATTTAGTTCCTCTTGTAATTAAAAAGGAGCACAAAGAAATGTACAAAAGTAGTATTATGTTTGATTTCTATTTGAAAAAGAAAAAAGAATTCTCAGATATTACTTTCTAA
- a CDS encoding PhoH family protein — protein MAKLKKIFVLDTNVILHDFNSIYNFEENDVVIPITVLEELDKFKKGNDQINYHAREFNRELDRISGDSLFTSGVPLGKNLGKLSIETGKEFSPQMKRSFQDNIPDHRILAIAEYLHNKKDKKKVILISKDINLRMKAKSLGIPAEDYKNDQVQDLDDVIRLGITTLENFDDEKISSLYNSNEGITEEEFGFDKTITGHEYFILKSNSSSVLAHFDPITKTISRVEKPNSYGIFPRNAEQTFSMHALLDPKISLVALTGRAGTGKTLLALATALQQIDMYDQIFLARPIVALANKDLGYLPGDAKEKIGPYMQPLFDNLSVIKHKFNIHSKEYLKIDELLKDDRLQITPLAYIRGRSLSNTFFIVDEAQNLTPHEIKTIITRAGEGTKMIFTGDLEQIDSPYLDKKSNGLAYLSDRMQGQDIFAHVNLIKGERSHLAELASNLL, from the coding sequence ATGGCTAAACTCAAAAAGATTTTCGTTCTCGACACAAATGTTATTCTTCACGATTTTAATTCCATTTATAATTTTGAAGAAAATGATGTTGTTATTCCAATAACAGTTCTTGAAGAACTTGATAAGTTTAAAAAAGGAAATGACCAAATTAATTACCATGCACGTGAATTCAATAGAGAATTAGATCGGATTTCAGGAGATTCACTCTTTACTTCAGGTGTGCCGTTGGGTAAAAATTTAGGAAAACTATCTATTGAAACGGGAAAAGAATTTTCTCCTCAAATGAAAAGGTCTTTCCAAGATAATATTCCAGATCACCGAATACTAGCTATTGCAGAATACTTACATAATAAAAAAGACAAAAAAAAGGTGATTCTAATTTCTAAGGACATTAACCTTAGAATGAAAGCCAAATCGTTAGGCATTCCTGCCGAAGATTATAAAAATGATCAAGTTCAAGATCTTGATGATGTGATTCGCCTAGGAATTACAACTTTAGAAAATTTTGATGACGAAAAGATCTCCTCCCTGTATAATTCTAACGAAGGGATTACAGAAGAAGAGTTTGGATTCGATAAAACGATTACTGGTCATGAGTATTTTATTCTTAAAAGCAATTCATCCAGCGTTCTTGCACATTTCGACCCAATAACAAAAACAATATCACGGGTTGAAAAACCGAATTCATATGGAATATTTCCTCGAAATGCCGAGCAAACATTTTCGATGCATGCTCTTTTGGATCCCAAAATTTCATTAGTAGCATTAACCGGTCGAGCCGGGACCGGAAAAACATTATTAGCATTGGCAACTGCACTGCAACAAATTGATATGTACGATCAAATTTTTCTTGCACGACCTATTGTTGCGTTAGCAAATAAGGATCTTGGGTATCTGCCAGGCGATGCAAAAGAAAAAATTGGGCCATACATGCAGCCGCTATTCGATAACTTGAGTGTAATCAAACACAAATTTAATATTCACAGTAAAGAGTACCTTAAAATCGATGAGTTATTGAAAGATGATAGATTACAAATTACTCCTTTGGCTTACATCAGAGGCAGAAGTCTTTCCAATACTTTCTTCATTGTTGATGAAGCACAAAACTTAACTCCTCACGAAATTAAAACGATAATTACACGTGCTGGCGAAGGAACAAAAATGATCTTTACCGGAGATCTTGAACAAATAGATTCTCCCTACTTAGATAAGAAATCAAATGGATTAGCATACCTGTCGGACAGAATGCAAGGACAAGACATATTCGCACATGTTAACCTAATAAAAGGAGAAAGAAGTCATCTTGCCGAACTGGCAAGTAATCTTCTATAA
- a CDS encoding bifunctional folylpolyglutamate synthase/dihydrofolate synthase, giving the protein MNYKETLDYMFTKLPMYQRTGKAAYKANLDTTLALDEYFNHPHKKFKSIHVAGTNGKGSVSHTVASVLQSAGYKVGLYTSPHLRDFRERIKVNGELVVEDYVVDFVRKHQCKFEELCPSFFEMTVAMAFDYFAEQEVDVAVVEVGLGGRLDSTNIITPLLSVITNISKDHTGLLGSELSQIAGEKAGIIKEGIPVIIGEKQKELIDVFKGIASDKNSDLLFSEDQYEIQSYEFVDGKRNLIYKTCTNNSSVNLLCDLLGSYQIKNIRTALCVFDELNRQSWNISEESVKQGIAEVVNKTGLLGRWQTIGSNPNVICDTGHNIAGIKEILGQIESMDYRNLHIVFGMVDDKDIDEILELMPKNASYYFCCADIPRALDQNILAAKAKSYSLVGNSYSSVKTALEAAKANAHENDLVFVGGSTFVVAEIV; this is encoded by the coding sequence ATGAATTATAAAGAAACTTTAGATTATATGTTTACTAAACTTCCCATGTATCAGCGTACAGGGAAGGCTGCTTATAAAGCTAATTTGGATACAACTTTAGCTTTGGATGAATATTTTAATCATCCACATAAAAAGTTTAAATCGATTCATGTTGCCGGAACAAACGGCAAGGGGTCCGTTTCACATACTGTTGCTTCAGTATTACAGTCGGCAGGTTATAAAGTTGGTTTGTATACCTCACCTCACTTGCGTGATTTTCGAGAGAGAATAAAGGTAAACGGAGAGCTTGTTGTGGAAGATTACGTGGTTGATTTTGTAAGAAAGCATCAATGCAAGTTTGAAGAATTATGTCCTTCTTTTTTTGAGATGACTGTTGCAATGGCTTTTGATTATTTCGCTGAGCAAGAGGTTGATGTTGCTGTAGTAGAGGTTGGTCTTGGAGGCAGATTAGATTCCACCAATATTATTACACCATTACTTTCTGTGATCACTAATATCAGTAAAGATCATACAGGTCTTTTGGGCTCCGAACTTTCCCAAATAGCTGGAGAAAAGGCTGGGATTATAAAGGAAGGTATTCCTGTGATTATTGGTGAGAAACAGAAAGAATTGATTGATGTTTTTAAGGGGATTGCTTCCGATAAGAATTCTGATTTGTTATTTTCTGAAGATCAGTATGAGATACAATCGTATGAATTCGTTGATGGCAAACGTAATCTAATTTATAAAACATGTACTAATAATTCAAGTGTAAATTTGTTATGTGATTTGTTAGGGAGTTATCAGATTAAGAATATCAGAACGGCTCTGTGTGTATTTGATGAGCTGAATAGACAATCCTGGAATATTTCAGAAGAGTCGGTTAAACAAGGCATTGCAGAAGTCGTAAATAAAACTGGTTTGTTGGGACGTTGGCAAACAATTGGTAGTAACCCAAATGTAATTTGTGACACCGGTCATAACATTGCTGGTATTAAAGAAATATTAGGGCAAATTGAATCGATGGATTACAGAAATTTGCATATTGTTTTTGGTATGGTTGATGATAAGGATATTGATGAGATTCTTGAACTAATGCCAAAGAATGCAAGCTATTACTTTTGTTGCGCTGATATTCCCCGGGCATTAGATCAAAATATTCTAGCTGCAAAGGCAAAATCCTATAGTTTAGTGGGGAATTCATACTCATCTGTGAAAACAGCATTAGAGGCCGCAAAGGCAAATGCACACGAGAATGATCTTGTTTTTGTTGGAGGAAGCACCTTTGTTGTCGCTGAAATCGTGTAA
- a CDS encoding Ppx/GppA phosphatase family protein, whose protein sequence is MKIMKFAAIDIGSNAIRLLFMNVLEDGSNTYFKKSSLIRVPIRLGTDTFIDKFISHEKAEKLIKSMKAFSNLMQVHEIVNYRACATSAMREATNGAEIIQRIEKESGIKIDVIDGKEEASIIFDNKIADTLDPSKDYLYVDVGGGSTELTLFSKGICRFSASFNVGTIKILRDCVPMGEFIRIKECLLDICPNCENIEIIGSGGNINRLVKLAAPKKEKFIAYQEFKSIYYELKKYSYKELMINYDMNPDRADVIIPAATIFLSIMEWAKAEKIHVPKIGVTDGIIHQLYKEYSSSSLLID, encoded by the coding sequence ATGAAAATAATGAAATTTGCTGCCATAGATATCGGATCAAATGCAATCCGATTGTTGTTTATGAATGTGCTTGAGGATGGCAGTAATACATACTTTAAAAAATCATCATTAATAAGAGTTCCCATTCGTTTAGGAACAGATACTTTCATTGATAAATTCATCTCTCATGAAAAGGCTGAGAAATTAATTAAATCAATGAAAGCGTTCAGTAATCTGATGCAGGTTCATGAGATTGTGAATTATCGAGCTTGTGCAACTTCGGCAATGAGGGAGGCTACAAATGGTGCTGAGATCATTCAACGAATTGAAAAGGAATCAGGCATTAAGATTGATGTTATCGATGGAAAGGAAGAAGCAAGCATTATTTTTGATAATAAAATTGCAGATACACTTGATCCTTCTAAAGATTACTTATATGTTGATGTTGGTGGTGGAAGTACAGAATTGACTCTTTTTTCAAAAGGAATTTGCCGTTTTTCTGCATCTTTTAATGTAGGAACAATTAAAATTCTTCGGGATTGTGTGCCAATGGGTGAATTTATCCGAATTAAGGAATGCTTATTGGACATCTGTCCGAATTGTGAAAACATTGAAATCATAGGCTCAGGAGGTAATATTAACAGATTAGTAAAACTTGCGGCGCCTAAAAAGGAAAAATTCATAGCATACCAAGAATTTAAAAGTATTTATTATGAGCTTAAAAAATACAGCTACAAAGAATTAATGATTAATTATGACATGAATCCTGACCGAGCCGATGTTATCATTCCTGCAGCAACAATTTTCTTGAGTATAATGGAATGGGCAAAGGCCGAAAAGATACATGTTCCTAAAATTGGTGTTACCGATGGTATTATTCATCAATTATACAAGGAATATAGCTCAAGCAGTCTTTTAATTGATTAA
- the sugE gene encoding quaternary ammonium compound efflux SMR transporter SugE, protein MAIAWIYLIIAGLFEAVWAVGLKYAEGFTKLWPSLVTIVAMAISLYFLALAIKTLPLGTAYAVWTGIGAFSTAILGIVLFSEPIHFSRIFFLILLLVSIIGLKFTAVS, encoded by the coding sequence ATGGCTATTGCGTGGATTTATTTGATTATTGCGGGATTATTTGAAGCCGTTTGGGCTGTTGGACTAAAATATGCAGAAGGCTTTACTAAGCTTTGGCCTAGTTTAGTGACGATTGTTGCCATGGCAATAAGTCTATATTTTCTTGCTCTGGCGATAAAAACCTTGCCTTTAGGCACTGCTTATGCTGTGTGGACAGGAATAGGAGCATTTTCGACTGCTATTTTAGGAATCGTTTTATTCAGTGAGCCTATTCACTTCTCAAGAATATTCTTTTTAATTCTTTTACTTGTGTCAATTATAGGTCTTAAATTTACCGCAGTTAGTTAA
- a CDS encoding lysophospholipid acyltransferase family protein, whose product MIKLLSYIVYGLVRLISYLPFTILYIFSDIIYLFVYYILRYRRKIVTSNLKNSFPEKSEKEIQTIRKEFYSHFCDTFIETIKLWTISEEEMRKRCKFLNPDIFDAYKASGKSIMTVLGHYGNWEWLTSFAVWKDAYYLPIYKPLHNKVFDKMFLRIRARFGAKPVAKDDTLRTMISYRNQNKYTATVFIGDQTPNKANLNYWTKFLNQDTPVLLGTERIAKKLDQVVVFIHMKKVKRGYYEVNIIPLFENPKETAEFEITEKHTRVLEKIIQEDPAYWLWSHRRWKHKKEDSDK is encoded by the coding sequence ATGATAAAGCTTCTTTCCTATATTGTATATGGTCTTGTAAGGCTGATTAGCTACTTACCATTCACCATTCTATACATTTTTTCCGACATTATTTATCTATTTGTTTATTACATACTCAGATATCGAAGAAAGATTGTTACAAGTAATCTTAAAAATTCTTTCCCAGAGAAATCCGAAAAAGAAATTCAGACAATACGAAAAGAATTTTACAGTCATTTCTGTGATACATTTATCGAGACCATTAAACTTTGGACGATAAGTGAAGAAGAAATGAGAAAACGATGCAAGTTCCTAAATCCAGATATTTTTGACGCCTACAAAGCCTCTGGTAAAAGCATTATGACCGTATTGGGACATTATGGGAATTGGGAGTGGCTAACATCATTTGCTGTATGGAAAGATGCCTACTATCTGCCAATTTACAAACCTCTGCACAACAAGGTTTTTGACAAAATGTTCTTGCGTATTAGAGCTCGATTTGGAGCCAAGCCTGTTGCTAAAGATGATACTTTACGCACGATGATTTCTTACCGTAATCAAAATAAATATACGGCTACTGTTTTTATTGGTGACCAAACACCAAACAAAGCAAACCTTAACTATTGGACAAAATTTCTTAATCAGGATACTCCTGTTTTGTTAGGAACCGAGCGCATTGCTAAAAAGTTGGATCAGGTCGTTGTGTTTATTCACATGAAGAAAGTGAAGAGAGGATATTATGAAGTAAACATTATTCCTCTTTTTGAAAATCCTAAAGAAACAGCTGAATTTGAAATCACTGAAAAACACACTCGTGTTTTAGAGAAAATTATTCAGGAAGATCCTGCTTACTGGCTATGGTCACATAGAAGATGGAAGCACAAAAAAGAAGATTCAGATAAATAA
- a CDS encoding inositol monophosphatase family protein: MIDLKELCFKTNDIARKVGTFIKEQQSRIKSDVIEVKGIHDFVTYVDKTAEKQIVAELKLILSDAGFIAEEGTETHRAERYNWIIDPLDGTTNYIHGLSPFAVSIALQEYDEIVLGVVYEISLDECFYSWKGAPEAYLNGKTISVSKAKSVDASLIATGFPYCDYDQLKKFMASLEYFIINSHGVRRLGSAATDLAYVACGRFEAFYEYNLHPWDVAAGSFLVTQAGGKVCDFKGGNKFIYGKEIIASNNLVHNEFKTIVNKYMSK, from the coding sequence ATGATCGATCTTAAAGAACTTTGTTTTAAAACTAATGACATAGCCAGAAAAGTTGGCACATTCATAAAAGAACAACAAAGCAGAATCAAATCTGATGTTATAGAAGTTAAAGGAATACACGATTTCGTAACCTATGTTGACAAGACAGCGGAAAAACAGATTGTAGCCGAATTGAAACTGATTCTTTCTGATGCTGGATTTATAGCCGAAGAAGGAACAGAGACTCATCGAGCAGAGAGATATAACTGGATTATTGATCCGCTAGACGGCACAACCAATTATATTCACGGATTATCGCCATTTGCAGTTAGCATTGCTTTGCAAGAATACGATGAAATTGTATTGGGCGTGGTTTATGAAATTAGCCTTGACGAATGCTTTTATTCTTGGAAAGGAGCACCTGAAGCCTACCTAAATGGAAAAACAATTTCTGTTTCGAAAGCCAAGTCTGTCGATGCAAGTTTAATTGCTACAGGATTTCCATACTGCGATTACGATCAATTAAAAAAATTCATGGCATCATTGGAGTACTTCATTATTAATTCCCATGGTGTTCGTCGACTTGGTTCTGCTGCTACCGATTTGGCATATGTTGCTTGTGGCAGATTCGAAGCCTTTTACGAATATAATCTTCATCCTTGGGATGTTGCAGCTGGTTCATTTCTAGTTACGCAAGCAGGAGGTAAGGTTTGTGATTTTAAAGGAGGTAACAAATTCATTTATGGAAAAGAAATAATTGCCAGTAATAACCTGGTTCACAATGAATTTAAAACCATTGTTAATAAATACATGAGTAAGTAA